Genomic DNA from Streptomyces sp. NBC_01571:
GCGAAGCACAGGGCCAGCGGCGCCAGCAGCAGATGCCAGCCGCTCACCTTTCGCGTCCTCATCGGACGACTCCTTCCGTACGGCTCTGGCGGCGCCGTACGACCCGCAGCGCCGCGCCCACCACCATCAGGGCCACCGCCAGGACGTACGCCGCCGCGGCCCCGTAGCCGGCCGTGAACGTCTGGAAGGCCTGCTGCCAGACGAAGTAGACGACGACCGTGGTCGAGCCGAGGGGGCCGCCCTTGGTCGTCACATAGATCAGGTCGAAGACCTGGAGCGCCGTGATCACCTGCCACAGGAGCAGGAACACGGTGACCGGAGTGAGCGTCGGCAGCACGATGTGACGCAGGATCAGCGCACGGCCCGCTCCGTCGATGCGGGCGGACTCGACGAGTTCGGGCGGCACGTCCTGGAGTGCGGCCAGGTAGACGACGACGCAGAAGCCGACGCCGCTCCACAGCGAGATGAGGACCAGCAGGTAGATCGCCTGGTCGGGGTCGGAGAGGAAACCCTGCGGTGAGATGCCGAGTTGGTGCAGCAGCGAGTTGGCGACCCCGAACTCCGGGTCGAGGATGAACGAGAACAGCACGCCCTGGGCCGTCGCCGACACCACGAACGGGATGAAGACGAGCGTCCGGTACAGGCCGATGAGCCGCAGACGGCGGTTCAGGGCCAGGGCGAGCGCGAGGCCGCCGACCAGACTGAGCGGCACGTAAAGGGCCGTGTACAGCAGGGTGTTGCGCACCGCCGTGTGGAAGCCGGGGTCCTCGGCCAGGGCCCGGTAGTTGTCGAGGCCGACCCAGCGGCCCGGCGTGACCAGGTCGTCGGCCCGGAAGGACAGCAGCAGCGACCAGAGGACGGGGACGATGCCGAGGCCGAGGATCACGACGACCGCGGGGCCGATGAACCCCCAGGCGGTGGCCGTCTCCCGGCGGGCGCGACGGCGTGCGGCGCGCCGTGCGGCGGCCGGGGGCACCGCGGCCTGCGGGGCGAGCGTGATGGCGCGGGGCAGAGTGGACAAGAGGGCCTCCCTCACCTGGAAGTCACCTGAGAGTCACCTGGACACGGACGACGGAACGCGGGGGACGCGTCGGAACGCGTCGGTGGATGCCGGAGGTTCTCGGCTGTTCGGCCCGGGTCAGCGGGGGATGAGCAGGGCGGCGTCGGACCGTTGCGCGCACCGGCGCAGGGCGCCGGCCGGGGAGTCCTTGCCGAGCAGCACGGAGACGATCGCCTCGCCGAGTGCCTGGGAGATCTGCGGATAGGCGGCGTGGACCGGGCGCACCCGGGCGGAGCCCAGCGCCTCGGTGAACACGTCGAGGCCCCTGGTCCGCCGGGAGTGCAGGCGCCACTCCGGCCGGTCGGCGGTGGCCGAACTCAGCGGAAGACTGCCCGCCGAGAGGTCCCAGCGGGCGTCCTGGGCGGGCCGCATCATCCAGCGCACGAACTCGACGGCCGCCCGGGAACGGGCCGAGCCGTTGTCGAACACCGTCCAGGTGTCCGGGCCCGAGATGGTGACCGGCCGTCCGCTGTAGGTCGGCAGCGGCACGACGTCGTAGTCGACCCCGGCGCCGATGATGTCGGGGAGCTGCCAGGGCCCGGTCCCCACCATGGCCATCCGGCCGGCCATGAAGACCTGGTACATCTGCTCGCCGCTGGGCTTCGGATCGACGTACACGCTCTTGTCACGGCTCAGCCGGGCGAGGGTCTCCAGGGCCCGTACGCCCTGGTCGGCGAAGCCGATGTGCTTGCCGTCGGCGGCCACCACGTCACCGCCCAGGTCCCAGATCATCGGCCACAGCCGCCACACCGTGTCCTCGTCGCCGGTCCCGGGCCAGCCCGTACCGAAGACCCCGCGGCCCGGCGCGGTGAGTCTCCGTGCCGTGTCGGCGAACTCGTCCCAGGTCCAGCCGGCCCGCGGGAAGTCCACCCCGGCCTGCCGGAACAGCTTTCTGTTGTAGACGACGGCCAGGGAGTCGAGCAGCGCCGGGGCGGCCCGCACCCTGCCGTTGACGGTGACTCCCTCCCGTACCGGGGCCCAGAGAGACCGCCACGGAGTGGGGCCCGCGTGCAGCGCGGACGTCAGATCGACGACGCGGGGACTGCGCGCGATGCTGGCCAGGTCGGAGCCGAAGATGTAGGCGATGTCGGGATAGGAGCCCGAGGCGAGCGCGGCCGTCACCTTCTGGAGCATCGCGTCGGACAGGACACCGCCGCCCGCGCTGTCGACGCGGATGCGCGGATGGGTGCGGTTGAACTCGGCGACGAGCGCCTCCACGGCCTTCCTGCCCGTGTCGCTCTGCCCGTGCCACAGTTCGACGGTCACGGTGCCGTCGGAGCCGACGCCGTCGGAGGCGCCACCACCGCAGGCGGCGAGGAACGGGGCGGCGGCCGCGCCGGCCAGCAGCCGGCGACGTGCGATCGAGGAGGTCATCACGGCCTCCTGTCAGTGCGTCCGGCGGACGTAGTCCGCGCTGCCCGGCGTCGAGACGTCCACGTCCCGGCGTACGATGCTCAGCCGTTTCCCGTACCGCGCGCGGGCCTTGCGCAGCCCGCTGTCGGTGTACTCGATGACGACGACCCGGTCGTGGAACGCCTTCGCGTACGTCCCGCACTCGTCGTACTCGCCGCACTCCTCCGCCACGGCGAAGTCGAGGCCGGTCCGTGCCCTCAGACCGGCCAGCTCCGCGGTGTTCTTCTGCCCGATGGCGAGGTGGCGGGCGTGCGCTCTTGCGGAGAGCAGCGTGATGAACGCGGTGGCGTCGCCGGGGTCCAGCAGGTGACGGGAACGGGTGTAGCTGTCGTAGTTGTCGGGCTCCACCGCGTCGAAACCCTTGTCGGCGCAGCCGTCGATCCACCCGCCGACCCGTGCGGCCACCCGCTCGCGTTTGTCCGGCGTACCGATGTCGAGCAGCGCCTCGTCCCAGTCGCGGTCGACGACGACCCTGCCGTGCGCGTCCCGCAGCAGCAGGTCGGCCGGCCACTGCCGCTCCTCGCCCGGCTGGACCTGGAAGGCGTTGACGTAACAGATGTTGTAGAGGCCGGGCGCGGGCGCCGCCGTACGGTCGCGGCTGACGATGCGGACACCCGACGGCGGCCGGTAGGCGCCGCCGATCTGGTAGTCGAAGCCCGCGTGGAGCGGGGGGAGCCGCACGGCCCGGGGGCTCGGTCCCGAGCTGCCGTGCTTGCGGGGCGGCGTGTCCTTCGTCGGTCCGGAAGCACAGCTCACCAGTGTCACGAGAGCCACCAGGGCAGCGGCTGCCCCCGGACCGGCGACGCGGAGAACACGTTTGACGGGCATGTCCGCTCCATCAATCGCGAGTACGACCCCGCCTCGGACGCTCCCGCGATCCTGGCGACTTTGGCCGGACTTGAACCGTGTCCGTTACCGGCTGGGCGCACCTCTGGGTGCCCGGCTGCACGCCTCGGCACGCCAGGATCAAAGCGCTTCCAAGCCGCTCGCGTCAAGGCCGCGCCCGCCCGGGAGGGCCGTGGGGTGGCCGCCGACACGCGATGTCCGCCGGGAGCCCCGCCCCGAGCCCTATTGTCAGGACATGACCGGAGACCGTATCGCACTGGCCGTCCACGACCACGGGGGCGACGGCCCGCCACTGCTCCTGCTGCACGGAGCGGGCCGCACGCTGGCCGACTGGGCCGCCGTCGCCCCTCTCCTGACCCCTCGGCACCGGGTGCTCGCCGTCGACCTGCGCGGACACGGTCTCTCGCCCTCCGGAACCTGGAGCCTGCCCCGGGTGGTCGACGACATCGAGGGGGTCCTCGAGGAGTACGGCCTCCCCGGCGCCCTCCCGGTCGGACACTCGCTCGGCGGGATGATCGCGGTACGGTACGCGGTGGACCACCCGGAGGTCACGCCCGGCGCGGCGAACCTGGACGGATACGGATGGGGCCGCCCCGACCAGTACGTGGACCTCGACCCGGCGCATGTCGCCGAACGTCTCGTCCAGGTCGGAAAGTTGGCGAAGGCCGCGCTGCCGGACGGACCGCTGCCCGTCGACGGCCTGCAGACACTGCTCGCCCAGCAGCGCGCCCTGTCCGGACAACTCGGCGTTCCCTACGAGCTGTTGGAGACGGCGCTGCTGCGCGCCGTGCACCACACGCCGGACGGGCGGCTCGAGTTGAGACCGCGGCGCGAGCACGCGCTCGAGATGCTGGCCGAGATCGACTCGCTCGACGTGTTCGGCCTCTTCGCCCGGATGGACCGACCGCTGCTGCTCGGGCGCGCACTCCGCCCGGTGCCCCCGGTACCGGGCAAGGAGTGGTTCGACGACCTGATGACGGCGTACGGGAAGGGGCTCGACAGGGATCTCGCCGCGCTCGCCGAACAGCGGGCCCGCGTGCGGGTCGTCGGGATCGACGGCACGCACGCGATGCTCTTCGAGAACCCCGGCGCGGTCGCGGACGCGCTCCTCGCCTTCGCCGCCGAAGCGCTCACCGGATCCCCCTCGGCCCCGCTCCGGCCCGCGCTGCCCGAACCGGGGGCGTGACATCGGTGGGGGACGCGGCGGCGAACCGTTGACTGAACCAACTCGATCATTTTCGCAGCTCAGACGGTCCTTCTGCTGGCTTCCGTGGATGCTTGGACGTGATCCCGAGAGGGAGTTGGCGAGCTTCGTGCTGCCCAAGGCCAGGACAGCCGGCAGAGACGGGAGATCGATGGGAGCCGTTCGTCCTCCTGGACGCGGACGGGGTCGGGATCGAACCCGTGGCCGCCTTCTTCGCGGAGCCGCCGGCTGGTGACAACAGCAGCCACGATCCGGTCGTAGGGAATGGACCAACTGGGTTGGTGGTGCTTCCGGAAGAGCCATGGACGTGGCAAACGGTACGAGGCGGTTGCCGGGCGCCGCCGGCGCTGCGACGAGCCGGCGTGCCGGCGTCGCTCGCCGTGGACACCTCGATGCCCGCAAATTTCGTTGAGCCCGCGCCCTGCGATCGTGTTGGCTGGCGGCACCGAACCGTCAGTACCGCAGGTGTCCGCTTGGCTGAAGCAGGGAGTTGGACGTGCAGGACATTGTTGTCGACCCCGCTGCCCACAATCGGGCAGCCTGGGACAAGTATGTCCAAGAGGGCAACGAGTGGTCGAGGCCGGTGAGTGCTGAGGATGTCGAGCGCGCCCGCATGGGCGACTGGTCGATTGTTCTCATCGGGCGTGAGCCGGTCGACCGCTCCTGGCTGCCGGCGGACCTGACCGGCAAGGACGTGTTGTGCCTGGCCTCCGGCGGTGGCCAGCAGGGTCCGATCCTCGCCGCCGCGGGGGCGCGGGTCACCGTATTCGACAACTCACCCCGCCAGCTCGGCCAGGACCAGATGGTGGCGGCGCGCGACGGACTCGAGCTGCGCACCGTCCTGGGCGACATGCGCGACCTCAGCGCCTTCGGCGACGCAACATTCGACGTCGTATTCCAGCCGGTCTCCAACCTGTTCGTACCGGACTTGGCACCGGTGTGGCGTGAGTGCTTCCGCGTCCTGCGACCGGGCGGAACGCTCCTCGTGGGCTTCCTCAACCCTGATGCGTACTTGTTCGACCACGAGGCGCTCGACGAGCGCGGCGAGCTGATCGTCGTGCACAAGCTGCCCTACAGCGATGTCACGCAGTACTCCGCCGAGGAACGCGCCGCGAAGTTCGGCGCGGATGCCGCTCTTGAATACAGCCACACCCTCACCGACCAGATCGGCGGGCAACTCGCCGCGGGGTTCGTCCTCACCGGCTTCGCGGAAGCGCCGCACCAGTCCAACGCATCCGCTCAATACATGTCGCACTATTTTGCGACGCTGGCGGTCAAGCCGACCTGACCCAGCCGTGGGGCGGGCGCAACTTCGGATCACCAGTCACGAACGCACCAGCTATGAGGTCGGTCCACGAAATCGCCGCTGGCTCACCGGCAGCTGCCGTGCTGCCTCCGGTGGTTCAGAGGAGAACTCGTTGCCGCACGGGCCGGCGCCCTCGCTCTCGGGCAGGGCGACCGGCTCGCCGCTCATCGTCAGGGTGCGGTAGTGGCCGCCGATGCGGGCCGTGGACCGCCCGACATAGTGGCCGATGAAGGAGCGGCGGAAGCGGTCGGCGCTGCGGTTGGGGCCCGAGCCGTGCACCAGGCTGCCGTTGAAGAACAGCACGTCGCCCGGTGCCATGTCGACCGGCACGGCCACCAGACCGGGCGGCGGCGGCACGTACTCGCGTACGAAGGACAGCTCCTCGTCCGCTTCCTGAGGACAGAACAGGTCCATCCGGTGGGTGCCCGGCACGACTTCCAGACCGCCGTTGTCCCGGTCGATCGTGTCGCAGGCGATCCAGGCGGCCACACAGGTGCCCGGCTCCACCCGCAGATAGAAGTTGTCCTGGTGCAGCGCCTGGCCACGGGCGCCGGGCGGCTTGAAGTAGAACATGCTCTGCGCGGCCAGGACCTCCTCGCCCAACAGGTCTTCGAGGACGACCCGCAGCCGGGGATCGAGCAGCGTGCTCCGGGACAGCGCGTTGATGCGGTGCGGATGCATCACCCGCGGGTGGCCGTGCAGCGGATCGGCCGGGCCGCCGGTGTCCGTCGCGCGGGGCTCGAAGTGCCCCGGCACCGGCCCGGCGGCGTGCAGCGCCGTGAACTCGGCGCACAGCTCGTCGATCTCGGCGCCGGTGAACAGCCCGCGGAGCACCACGAAGCCGTTCTCCGCGAACTCGTGCTCCCACGAGCCCGAGGCCCGTCCGCTCCTGTCCGTGACCGTCATCCGACCGTCCCTTCCGCTCGGGGTGCGAGGTGCCCAAAGCTAGGCCGACGACCCTTCCCGGAGGATGCCCGTGCGTGCTGACGTCCTGCCCGAGCCTGCTGTCCCGTCCCCGCCGCCGGGCCTGGTGACCGTCGGACGCTACGACCAGCGGTCGGGATACCGCGTCCACCGGCCGTACGGCAGCGACAGCTGGCTGTTCACCTGGACCACGGCCGGACGGGGCAGCCTTCGGCAGGGCGCGACACGGACGACGGCCGGCGCGGGCGACCTGGTGGTCCTGGGACCCGGCGTACCGCACCGCTACGGCGTCGAACCGGGCGCCGGCCACTGGGCGTTCTGGTGGGCGCACTGTCGCGCCAGGCCGTCCTGGGACCGGTGGCTGCGGCCGTACGCCCTCGACGACGGGGTGTACGCCGTGCGGCCCGCCCGGAGCCGGGAACGCATCGGGTCGGCGTTCCGGCGGATGCTCACCGACGCCCGCTGGACGGGGGACGGCGAGCCGCCCGGTGGCGCGGAACCGGCCGACGGCGCGGTCGCGGTCGCGCATGGCACCGCGGCCAGGGAACTGGCCCTGTGCTCCCTGGAGGAGATCGTGCTGCTCGGCACGGCCCGGGCGGAGGGCGTCAGGCCAGGGGTGGACGCCCGTGTGCTGCGGGCGGAGGCGCTGATGGCTGCCGACCCGGGCGCCGCGCACACCGTCCGCTCGCTGGCCGGGGCGGTCGCGCTCTCGCCGTCGCGGTTCGCGCACCTCTTCACCGAGCAGCTCGGCCGGTCCCCGATGCGGGCGTTGCGCGAGGCCCGGCTGCTGCACGCCGCCCGGCTTCTGGAGGTCACCGAACTCCCGGTGGAACGGGTGGCCGCGGTCTCCGGGTTCACCAGCGCCCCCCACTTCCAGCGGACCTTCCGGCAGCGCTACGGGACCCCGCCGGGCGCCTACCGCCGTGGTACCGCTAGGGGTGGTGCGGGGGAGGCGGCGGCAAGGTCGTGACGTCCGGAGCCGACTCCGGCCAGACCAGCAGGACGGGACAGGGCGCGTGGTCGACGACGAACCGTCCGGCCGGGCCCAGACTGTGCGGACCGAGGCGGGCCCGGTCGCCGTCGCGGGCGAGCACGAGCAGATCGGCGCCGTCGGAGGCGGCGACCACCTCCCGTTCGGCGCGGCCGGCGCGCTCCAGACGGTCGCAGGGGCGCCCCAGCCGCTCGGCCGCCGCGTCGAGCAGCTGAACGGCCGAGGAGGCGCTGAGGTCTTCCAGCAGGGCCTCGGGGTCGCGCTCCCGGTGCCCCCGGCCGAGCAGTCCGGCGAAGGCGCCGTGCGCCAGACCGGGCACCCCCGGCTCGCTGACGTGCAGCAGCACGACCTCCGTGGCCCGCGGCGCGTGCTCGCGCACCGCGTCCACACAAGCCGGCCAGGTCCCTTCGACGAGCCAGGCGATCACCCGCATGGGCAGCGTCCTCCGTTCAGCCTCCGATGACGTGGAGCGAGGTCCACAGTGCCAGTACGGCGGGGACCAGCGCGGCCGGCACGGCGATCAGGCCGAGCCGGGTGAACTCCTTGAGGTCGACGCCGTGTTCGTGCTGGTGGACGATACGCCGCCACAGCAGGGTCGCCAGGGAACCGGCGTAGGTGAGGTTGGGGCCGATGTTGACGCCGAGCAGGACGGCCAGCACCGCGCCGGAGCCGGACGTGGCGGCGAGCGGCAGCAGCACCAGCACCGCGGGCAGGTTGTTGATCAGATTGGCGAGGACGGCGGCGAGCGCCGCGATCCCGAGCAGCGCGGGCAGCCCGCTGCCGTCCGGCAGGATCCGGCCGAGGGCGTCGGAGAGTCCGTTGTCGACCACCGCGCGGACGACGACGCCCAGGGCGAGGACGAAGGCCAGGAAGGCCGGAGCGGCGGCCCGGACGACGGTGAGCACGGTGGCGCGCCCACGCACCGTCGCACGAACGGCGAGCACCAGCGCCCCGGCCGCCGCCGACCATGCCGGATCGATCCCGACCGCGGAGGCGACGACGAAACCGGCCAGCGTGCATCCCACCGTGACCAGCGCGAACAGCGGGAGCTCCGGCGGCTCGTCGAGGGTGGGCTGCGGAGCGGCGGCGGCCAGGTCACGGGCGAAGAAGCGCCGGAAGACCACGTACTCGGCGCCGATCGCGACCAGCCACGGAAGGACCATCAGCGCGGCGAACCGGGTGAAGCTCAGCCCGCTCGCGGTGAACGCCAGCAGGTTGGTGAGGTTGGAGACCGGGAGCAGCAGCGAGGCCGTGTTCGACAGGTGCGTGCAGGCGTACACGTGCGGTTTGGGGCGGGCGCCCATCCGGGCCGCGGTGGCGAAGACGACGGGCGTGAGCAGCACGATGGTGGCGTCGAGGCTGAGCACCGCGGTGATCGCGGAGGCGAGCGCGAAGACCGCGGTGAGCAGGCGCCGGGGCCGCCCCGCGGCCCAGCGCGCCATCCAGGCGCCGCACGCGTGGAAGAGGCCTTCGTCGTCACAGAACCTGGCGAGCACCAGTACGGCCGCCAGGAAACCGATCACCGGCCCCAGGTGCGCGGCCTCCTCGCGCGCGTGGTCCCAGGAGATCGCGCCGGTGGCCATCACCAGCAGGGCGGCCGGGACCGCGACGACCGCCTCGGGCCAGCCGAACGGCCGCACCACCGCGCAGACGAGCACGGCGGCGAGCAGTACGACGGAGAGTGTTTCGGCGAGCGGGGTGTTCAGGGTTCGGTCCTCCAGGGCACGATCGGGTGCCCGTCCATCACATCAGATGCCGCACCACCTGCCCCGACGGGACGCGGTCAGACCTCCGGGAGCGCGTCCCTCCGGCGGCGGTTCGGACCCAGGGGCCGGTCAGACCTCTGGGAGCAGGCTCAGCTCGGCCCAGATCGTCTTTCCGTCGGCTGTGTGCCTGCTGCCCCAGCGCTGGGTGAGCTGGGCGACCAGCAGCAGCCCGCGCCCGCCCTCGTCGAAGGTCCTGGCCCGGCGCAGATGCGGCGCGGTGTGGCTGCTGTCGGAGACCTCGAAGATCAACGTGTCCGCGTCGTGGATGAGCCGCAGCCCGATGGGCGCGTCGCCGTACCGGACCGCGTTCGTGACCAGCTCGCTCACCACGAGTTCGGCCGTGAACGCGGCCCGGCTCAGTTCCCAGCTGTCGAGCTGTTCCACGACCTGGCCGCGGATCGGCGCCACCAGGGCCGGGTCGGCGGAAACGTTCCAGGTCGCCACCCGCGAGGACGGCAGCCCGTGGGTCCGGGCGAGCAACAGGGCCACGTCGTCCGGGGCCCCGCCGGCGGGCAGCAGGGCCTGGAGGATCGCGTGGCAGGCCCCGTCCAGGGAGTCCGCGGACCGCTCCAGCGCGCGCACAGCAGGTCGAGGTTGATGGCGGGGTCGCGGTCGCGGTCGTCCAGCAGTCCGTCGGTGTAGAGGGCGAGCACCGTGCCCTCGGGGAGGGCGAGTTCGACGGACTCGAAGGGCAGACCGCCCAGCCCGAGCGGCGGGCCCGCGGGGACGTAGACCTGCCGGGCCGGGCCGCCCGGCGGAAGCATGACGGGCGGTGGATGGCCGGCGCGCGCGAGCGTGCAGCGCCGTGTGACCGGGTCGTACACCGCGTACAGGCAGGTGGCGCCGACTTCGGCCGTGGTGTCCTCCGAGCCGGCCTCCGCGGACAGCCGTACGACGAGGTCGTCCAGGTGGGTGAGCAGTTCGTCCGGGGCGAGGTCGAGGTCGGCGAGTGTCCGGACGGCCGTGCGCAGCCGGCACATGGTCGCTGAGGCCTGGACGCCGTGGCCGACGACGTCGCCGACGACCACCGCCACCCGCATCCCGGACAGCGGGATCACGTCGAACCAGTCGCCGCCCACCCCGGCCCGTGCGGCGGGAAGACAGCGGGAGGCGGCCTCCAGGGCGGCCGTGCGCGGCAGTTTCCGTGGCAGCAGGCTGCGTTGCAGGGAGAGCGCGGTCTCGCGCTCGCGGGAGTAGCGGCGTGCGTTGTCGATGCAGACGGCGGCCCGGGCCGTCACCTCCTCGGCGAGCAGCACGTCGTCGGCGGTGAAGGGATCGGGGCGCCGGCAGCGGGCGAGGACGGCGACGCCGAGGGTCTGGCCCGCTGCCGTGATCGGTACGCACATGACGGCGTGGACCCCGTACTCCGCGGCGCGTTCGCCCCGCGGCGCGTCGCAGGAGAGCCACTCCGTCAGGGTGCCGGTGTCGTCGGGCACCACGATCGTCCGGCCGGCCCTCAGCGAGTCGGCCTGCGCTGAGGCGGCGGGGTAGACGTCCACCTGTCCCGGCTTGAGCACGGCCTCGGGGGTACCGGGGTGGACCGACCGGTGGGCGACGCGACGCAGTGCTACGGGTGTGGGCGGCGGCCCGACGGGGGGTTCGCCCCCGTGCTCCGGCGCGTCCAGCAGATCGACGCTGACGAAGTCGGCCAGGACGGGCACGCAGACGTCGGCGAGTTCCTGGGCCGTTCGGGTGACGTCGAGCGAGGTGCCGATGCGTACGCCGGCCTCGTTGACGAGTTGCAGGCGCTCCCGGGCGAGATGGTGCTCGCTGAAGTCGTGCGCGGCCAGACACACCCCCACGACCTTGCCTCCGGAGTCGGTCAGCGGGGCGATCCGGGCCGGCCAGGCGTGCGCGTTGTACTCGCCGCCCGCCCGCAGGTACGTCTCGACGTCGCGTCCGATTCCGGAGACGAGCACGTCGCGTAGATGGGTCTCCAGCTTCTCGCTCTCCTCCTTGCCGCCGATCTCGGAGATCCGCGGGCCCTGGATGAGGGCTTCGGGCAGACCGATGACGTCGGGCATGGCGTCGTTCACGGCGAACAGGCGCAGCCGCTCGTCGTAGACGGCCACGGGACACGGGGACTGCAGCGGCGCCGCCGTGGTCAGTGGATCTCCCGGCTCGCGGGGGTCCCTGGGTTCCAGCGGTGTGACCACCAGCCAGCTGACGGGGCCGCCGTCCGGCGACTGCCTGCGGTGGGCCGGCAGCCATACGGGGAGGGAGTGTCCGTCGCGGTGGCGCAGGGCGACGGTGCCGTTCCAGCGGCTTCCGCCCGGTTCGCCCGGCAGGTCGGCGCGGTCGGCGAGCAGCCTGGAGACGGGACGGCCCTCGACC
This window encodes:
- a CDS encoding class I SAM-dependent methyltransferase; this encodes MQDIVVDPAAHNRAAWDKYVQEGNEWSRPVSAEDVERARMGDWSIVLIGREPVDRSWLPADLTGKDVLCLASGGGQQGPILAAAGARVTVFDNSPRQLGQDQMVAARDGLELRTVLGDMRDLSAFGDATFDVVFQPVSNLFVPDLAPVWRECFRVLRPGGTLLVGFLNPDAYLFDHEALDERGELIVVHKLPYSDVTQYSAEERAAKFGADAALEYSHTLTDQIGGQLAAGFVLTGFAEAPHQSNASAQYMSHYFATLAVKPT
- a CDS encoding ABC transporter substrate-binding protein — encoded protein: MTSSIARRRLLAGAAAAPFLAACGGGASDGVGSDGTVTVELWHGQSDTGRKAVEALVAEFNRTHPRIRVDSAGGGVLSDAMLQKVTAALASGSYPDIAYIFGSDLASIARSPRVVDLTSALHAGPTPWRSLWAPVREGVTVNGRVRAAPALLDSLAVVYNRKLFRQAGVDFPRAGWTWDEFADTARRLTAPGRGVFGTGWPGTGDEDTVWRLWPMIWDLGGDVVAADGKHIGFADQGVRALETLARLSRDKSVYVDPKPSGEQMYQVFMAGRMAMVGTGPWQLPDIIGAGVDYDVVPLPTYSGRPVTISGPDTWTVFDNGSARSRAAVEFVRWMMRPAQDARWDLSAGSLPLSSATADRPEWRLHSRRTRGLDVFTEALGSARVRPVHAAYPQISQALGEAIVSVLLGKDSPAGALRRCAQRSDAALLIPR
- a CDS encoding helix-turn-helix domain-containing protein, with the translated sequence MPVRADVLPEPAVPSPPPGLVTVGRYDQRSGYRVHRPYGSDSWLFTWTTAGRGSLRQGATRTTAGAGDLVVLGPGVPHRYGVEPGAGHWAFWWAHCRARPSWDRWLRPYALDDGVYAVRPARSRERIGSAFRRMLTDARWTGDGEPPGGAEPADGAVAVAHGTAARELALCSLEEIVLLGTARAEGVRPGVDARVLRAEALMAADPGAAHTVRSLAGAVALSPSRFAHLFTEQLGRSPMRALREARLLHAARLLEVTELPVERVAAVSGFTSAPHFQRTFRQRYGTPPGAYRRGTARGGAGEAAARS
- a CDS encoding arsenic transporter, producing MEDRTLNTPLAETLSVVLLAAVLVCAVVRPFGWPEAVVAVPAALLVMATGAISWDHAREEAAHLGPVIGFLAAVLVLARFCDDEGLFHACGAWMARWAAGRPRRLLTAVFALASAITAVLSLDATIVLLTPVVFATAARMGARPKPHVYACTHLSNTASLLLPVSNLTNLLAFTASGLSFTRFAALMVLPWLVAIGAEYVVFRRFFARDLAAAAPQPTLDEPPELPLFALVTVGCTLAGFVVASAVGIDPAWSAAAGALVLAVRATVRGRATVLTVVRAAAPAFLAFVLALGVVVRAVVDNGLSDALGRILPDGSGLPALLGIAALAAVLANLINNLPAVLVLLPLAATSGSGAVLAVLLGVNIGPNLTYAGSLATLLWRRIVHQHEHGVDLKEFTRLGLIAVPAALVPAVLALWTSLHVIGG
- a CDS encoding universal stress protein, translating into MRVIAWLVEGTWPACVDAVREHAPRATEVVLLHVSEPGVPGLAHGAFAGLLGRGHRERDPEALLEDLSASSAVQLLDAAAERLGRPCDRLERAGRAEREVVAASDGADLLVLARDGDRARLGPHSLGPAGRFVVDHAPCPVLLVWPESAPDVTTLPPPPPHHP
- a CDS encoding phytanoyl-CoA dioxygenase family protein, yielding MTVTDRSGRASGSWEHEFAENGFVVLRGLFTGAEIDELCAEFTALHAAGPVPGHFEPRATDTGGPADPLHGHPRVMHPHRINALSRSTLLDPRLRVVLEDLLGEEVLAAQSMFYFKPPGARGQALHQDNFYLRVEPGTCVAAWIACDTIDRDNGGLEVVPGTHRMDLFCPQEADEELSFVREYVPPPPGLVAVPVDMAPGDVLFFNGSLVHGSGPNRSADRFRRSFIGHYVGRSTARIGGHYRTLTMSGEPVALPESEGAGPCGNEFSSEPPEAARQLPVSQRRFRGPTS
- a CDS encoding endo alpha-1,4 polygalactosaminidase, with protein sequence MPVKRVLRVAGPGAAAALVALVTLVSCASGPTKDTPPRKHGSSGPSPRAVRLPPLHAGFDYQIGGAYRPPSGVRIVSRDRTAAPAPGLYNICYVNAFQVQPGEERQWPADLLLRDAHGRVVVDRDWDEALLDIGTPDKRERVAARVGGWIDGCADKGFDAVEPDNYDSYTRSRHLLDPGDATAFITLLSARAHARHLAIGQKNTAELAGLRARTGLDFAVAEECGEYDECGTYAKAFHDRVVVIEYTDSGLRKARARYGKRLSIVRRDVDVSTPGSADYVRRTH
- a CDS encoding carbohydrate ABC transporter permease — protein: MSTLPRAITLAPQAAVPPAAARRAARRRARRETATAWGFIGPAVVVILGLGIVPVLWSLLLSFRADDLVTPGRWVGLDNYRALAEDPGFHTAVRNTLLYTALYVPLSLVGGLALALALNRRLRLIGLYRTLVFIPFVVSATAQGVLFSFILDPEFGVANSLLHQLGISPQGFLSDPDQAIYLLVLISLWSGVGFCVVVYLAALQDVPPELVESARIDGAGRALILRHIVLPTLTPVTVFLLLWQVITALQVFDLIYVTTKGGPLGSTTVVVYFVWQQAFQTFTAGYGAAAAYVLAVALMVVGAALRVVRRRQSRTEGVVR
- a CDS encoding alpha/beta fold hydrolase yields the protein MTGDRIALAVHDHGGDGPPLLLLHGAGRTLADWAAVAPLLTPRHRVLAVDLRGHGLSPSGTWSLPRVVDDIEGVLEEYGLPGALPVGHSLGGMIAVRYAVDHPEVTPGAANLDGYGWGRPDQYVDLDPAHVAERLVQVGKLAKAALPDGPLPVDGLQTLLAQQRALSGQLGVPYELLETALLRAVHHTPDGRLELRPRREHALEMLAEIDSLDVFGLFARMDRPLLLGRALRPVPPVPGKEWFDDLMTAYGKGLDRDLAALAEQRARVRVVGIDGTHAMLFENPGAVADALLAFAAEALTGSPSAPLRPALPEPGA